DNA from Gammaproteobacteria bacterium:
GGGCGTCAACCGCCGGCGGGTGATTACCTTGCTCGATGGCCAGCTCGGTGAGAAATCCATCTCGGTCGCCTGCATGCACTGCACCGATGCGCCCTGCGCGGCGGTGTGT
Protein-coding regions in this window:
- a CDS encoding formate dehydrogenase gives rise to the protein MARMKFLCDAERCIECNACVTACKNEHEVPWGVNRRRVITLLDGQLGEKSISVACMHCTDAPCAAVC